The following coding sequences are from one Canis lupus baileyi chromosome 19, mCanLup2.hap1, whole genome shotgun sequence window:
- the LOC140611352 gene encoding olfactory receptor-like protein OLF4 has translation MEPGNDTRISEFLLLGLTEEPELQTLIFGLFLTMYLITVFGNLLIILAIGSDSHLHTPMYFFLDNLSFVDICFTSTTIPKMLLNIQTQSKVITYEGCISQIYFLILFAVSDIFLLSVMAYDRYVAICHPLHYMVIMNPHLCKLLVLVSWIMSILNSLLHSLMMLRLSFCTHFQIPHFFCELNQMIQLACSDTFLNNLVMYFAAVLLAGGPFAGILYSYSKIVSSIHRISSAQGKYKAFSTCASHLSVVSLFYCTMLGVYLSSAATQSSHTSAVVSVMYTLVAPMLNPFIYSLRNKDIKRALKRIIGVPEM, from the coding sequence ATGGAACCAGGAAATGATACACGAATTTCAGagtttcttcttctgggattaaCAGAGGAACCAGAATTGCAAACCCTCATATTTGGGCTTTTCCTCACCATGTACCTGATCACTGTGTTTGGAAATCTACTCATCATCCTGGCCATTGGCTCTGActcccacctccacacccccatgtacttctttcTTGACAACCTGTCCTTTGTAGACATCTGTTTCACCTCCACCACCATCCCCAAGATGCTGCTGAATATCCAGACTCAGAGCAAAGTGATCACTTATGAAGGCTGCATCtcacagatttattttctcatactCTTTGCCGTGTCAGACATCTTTCTTCTGAGTGTGATGGCCTATGACCGGtatgtggccatctgccaccCCCTACACTACATGGTCATCATGAACCCTCATCTCTGTAAACTGCTAGTTCTGGTGTCCTGGATCATGTCTATCCTGAATTCCTTGTTACATAGTTTAATGATGTTGCGGCTGTCCTTCTGTACACACTTCCAAATCCCCCACTTTTTTTGTGAACTCAACCAGATGATCCAACTTGCCTGTTCTGACACCTTTCTTAATAACTTGGTGATGTATTTTGCAGCTGTCCTGCTGGCTGGTGGTCCTTTCGCTGGGATCCTTTACTCTTACTCTAAGATTGTTTCCTCCATACACAGAATCTCATCAGCTCAGGGCAAGTATAAAGCATTTTCTACCTGTGCATCTCACCTCTCAGTTGTCTCCTTATTTTATTGTACGATGCTTGGTGTGTACCTTAGCTCTGCTGCTACCCAGAGCTCCCACACAAGTGCAGTGGTCTCTGTAATGTACACTTTGGTTGCACCCATGCTGAACCCCTTCATCTACAGCCTGAGGAACAAAGACATAAAGAGGGCTCTGAAAAGAATCATTGGGGTTCCAGAGATGTAA
- the LOC140611422 gene encoding olfactory receptor-like protein OLF4 — protein MEPGNLTGVSEFLLLGFSEGPELQPFIFGLFLSMYLITVFGNLLLILAVSSDSHLHTPMYFFLANLSFVDICFTSTTVPKMLINIQTQSKVITYEGCLSQMYFFILFAGLDIFLLTVMAYDRFVAICHPLHYLVIMNPRVCGLLVLVPWIMSILNSLLESIMVLRLSFCTVLEIPHFFCELNQMIQLACSDTFLSNMVMYFAAVLLGGVPFAGILYSYSKIVSSIRGISSAQGKYKAFSTCASHLSVVSLFYCTVLGVYLSSAAPQSSNSSAVASVMYTVVTPMLNPFIYSLRNRDIKRTLMSLMKSISFSGTSSTY, from the exons ATGGAGCCAGGAAACCTTACAGGAGTTTCAGAGTTTCTTCTTCTGGGGTTTTCAGAAGGACCAGAACTGCAGCCCTTCATATTTGGGCTTTTCCTCTCCATGTACCTGATCACTGTGTTTGGAAACCTGCTCCTCATCCTGGCTGTCAGCTCTGACTCCCACCTCCATACACCCATGTACTTTTTCCTCGCCAACCTGTCCTTTGTAGACATCTGTTTCACCTCCACCACTGTCCCCAAGATGCTGATAAACATCCAGACTCAGAGCAAAGTGATCACTTATGAAGGATGCCTCAGCCAGATGTATTTTTTCATACTCTTTGCAGGATTAGACATCTTTCTCCTGACTGTGATGGCTTATGACCGCTTTGTAGCCATCTGCCACCCCCTGCACTACTTGGTCATCATGAACCCTCGGGTATGTGGACTGCTGGTTCTGGTGCCCTGGATCATGAGCATCTTGAATTCCTTGTTAGAAAGCATAATGGTGTTGCGCTTGTCCTTCTGTACAGTCTTGGAAATCCCCCACTTTTTCTGTGAACTCAATCAGATGATACAACTTGCATGTTCTGACACCTTTCTCAGTAACATGGTGATGTATTTTGCAGCTGTGCTTCTGGGTGGTGTTCCTTTTGCTGGAATCCTTTACTCTTATTCCAAGATAGTTTCCTCTATACGTGGGATCTCATCAGCTCAGGGAAAGTATAAAGCATTTTCCACCTGTGCATCTCACCTCTCAGTTGTCTCCTTATTTTATTGTACAGTCCTGGGAGTGTACCTTagctctgctgctccccagaGCTCCAACTCAAGTGCGGTGGCCTCAGTGATGTACACGGTGGTCACACCCATGCTGAACCCCTTCATCTACAGCCTGAGGAACAGAGACATTAAGAGGACTCTTATGAG TTTGATGAAAAGTATTTCTTTCTCAGGCACTTCATCTACTTATTGA